In one window of Oryza sativa Japonica Group chromosome 9, ASM3414082v1 DNA:
- the LOC4347050 gene encoding uncharacterized protein, whose amino-acid sequence MDAGEGGGAPAAAAAVSNGFVHAVVRWCFSPLFFWLFTVALVAAIHLASTYISPSRDEEDKEKKARRGGDFAGAGEEREEEEVGRNDDKILEMMRSFSFMHASEEDFMEGMATYDHVVARMAPEPLPLTPPAAPPPSTFSFRFQHQLPEILRETAVVSGEIPVQVLEEHEPEKKPAIAMESKQERERDAEEREVVMEEEEEEEQSREVVEAAAAAPMIVSTTHNYRFLTERDFRGFVKEPEAITVRVQESFVPSPELEAVAVAAAAQPEERRVVDGAPRRGFLTTNDFRPANEPDSARQSVASQLGRKPAASSPSAASRGSAAAAVSGRTSFASEFSGFGGDSDSESTASDGYSVKDLVVDSDSDWFLSEKDFPAAAVAGHDAGSLRGYYKAKVLKALEALDASASNLERSFQDSATTVSPGSVVGQASPDIIGAADDPAKYPEDMWSRSPSPDVEYNEDEHKGNEATNMAEEVSFDMSDDERPPASGGKKTTAMAASSSSSSPVHDAESEDENSLDHSEKETITIHDHSYESVSDVKRRSPEAISDAELDDASSRHAAVLDAKVRSPDVHSSEPIFDNYEEHEVSNDQSQAAVSDEKRSTPHSEREFAGTDDRSHELISDVWKDIVGANDQSLASAHDEERSPDQSVAIISDDHKAIVSATNDSSNGEVSDHKSTPETAEQEFSGNDDPYELVADARIISERAEEDDIPNERPGNATRHVTFSVAEKGKVLDVVEEDQEDKWKDLTEEEEDELESLWEHQDLIEQLKLELKKVRSIGLPTILEESETPKAPMEDLKPWRIDAKFLREDPMDELNKFFKSYRERMRKFDILCYQKMYAIDFLQFRGPQQSANSLKSLSPTVTSILSHNFRSSRRKSPEDPSERFLKELRYDLETVYVGQMCLSWEFLRWQYEQAHDLPESDPYHSHQYNQVAGEFQQFQVVVQRFVEDESFKGPRLPNYINNRCVLRNLLQVPVIKEDSLKDRMEDQRKGNYVITSEELEEIMEECMRVFWEFIRSDRVETTSVLKGLSSTHVELQDPLDHDLMMHIDSTLQKKEKRLKDLLRTGNCIVKKFKKPKEDTLNQSLFFSQVDMRLVARVLRMPRITSEQLQWCKAKLDKIALVDRRIHREASFLLFPC is encoded by the exons atggatGCCGGTGAGGGTggcggcgcgcccgccgccgccgccgccgtgtcgaaTGGGTTTGTTCACGCCGTcgtgcggtggtgcttctctcCGCTCTTCTTCTGGCTGTTCACCGTCGCTCTCGTCGCCGCCATCCACCTCGCCTCCACCTACATCTCTCCCTCCAG AGACGAAGAGGACAAGGAGAAgaaggcgcggcgcggcggcgatttCGCCGGagccggggaggagagggaggaggaggaggtgggaagGAACGACGACAAGATTCTGGAGATGATGCGGAGCTTCAGCTTCATGCATGCGAGCGAGGAGGATTTCATGGAGGGGATGGCTACGTACGACCACGTCGTCGCCAGGATGGCGCCGGAGCCGCTGCCGctgacgccgccggccgcgccgccgccgtcgacgttcAGCTTCAGGTTCCAGCACCAGTTGCCCGAGATTCTCCGGGAGACGGCCGTGGTCTCGGGTGAAATACCTGTGCAAGTATTGGAAGAACACGAGCCGGAGAAGAAGCCGGCGATTGCGATGGAATCGAAGCAAGAACGCGAGCGCgatgcagaggagagagaggtggtcatggaggaggaggaagaagaggagcagAGTAGAGAggtcgtggaggcggcggcggcggcgccgatgatCGTGTCGACCACGCACAACTACCGGTTCTTGACGGAGCGTGACTTCCGAGGGTTCGTCAAGGAGCCGGAGGCCATCACGGTGCGCGTCCAGGAATCCTTCGTGCCATCGCCGGagctggaggcggtggcggtggcggcagcggcgcagccGGAGGAGCGGCGAGTGGTCGACGGGGCGCCACGGCGCGGCTTCCTCACGACCAACGACTTCCGCCCGGCGAACGAGCCGGATAGCGCGCGCCAGAGCGTGGCGTCGCAGCTGGGGcggaagccggcggcgagctccccgtCCGCCGCGTCGaggggcagcgccgccgccgccgtgagcgGGAGGACGAGCTTCGCGTCGGAGTTCTCCGGCTTCGGCGGCGACTCCGACTCGGAGTCAACCGCCAGCGACGGGTACTCGGTGAAGGACCTCGTCGTCGACTCCGACAGCGACTGGTTCCTCTCGGAGAAGGacttcccggcggcggcggtggccgggcaCGACGCCGGCAGCCTCAGGGGCTATTACAAGGCCAAGGTGCTCAAGGCCCTGGAAGCCCTCGACGCGTCGGCCTCCAACCTGGAACGTTCGTTCCAGGACTCGGCGACGACGGTGTCGCCGGGCTCGGTCGTCGGCCAGGCCTCGCCGGACAtcatcggcgccgccgacgaccccgCCAAGTACCCCGAGGACATGTGGTCCCGGAGCCCCTCGCCGGACGTCGAGTACAACGAAGACGAGCACAAGGGAAACGAGGCGACGAACATGGCGGAGGAGGTGAGCTTCGACATGAGCGACGACGAGcggccgcccgcctccggcggcaagaagacgacggcgatggcagcatcatcatcatcatcatcaccggTGCACGACGCCGAATCTGAAGATGAGAACAGCTTGGATCATTCGGAGAAGGAAACCATCACGATACATGATCATTCGTACGAATCTGTCTCCGATGTCAAGAGGAGGAGCCCAGAAGCAATCTCTGACGCAGAATTGGATGATGCCTCGTCTCGCCATGCTGCTGTTCTTGATGCCAAGGTAAGAAGCCCGGACGTTCATTCATCTGAACCCATCTTTGACAATTACGAAGAACATGAGGTCTCAAATGATCAATCACAAGCGGCAGTTTCTGATGAGAAGAGAAGCACACCGCATTCGGAGAGAGAATTTGCTGGTACAGACGATCGCTCACACGAACTCATTTCTGATGTTTGGAAAGATATTGTCGGTGCAAATGATCAGTCATTAGCATCAGCTCACGATGAAGAAAGAAGTCCTGATCAATCGGTTGCGATTATTTCTGATGATCACAAAGCAATTGTCAGTGCTACGAATGATTCCTCAAATGGAGAAGTTTCTGATCATAAGAGCACCCCAGAGACTGCAGAGCAGGAATTCAGTGGAAATGATGATCCATATGAACTAGTTGCCGATGCAAGGATCATTTCAGAGCGTGCAGAAGAAGATGATATCCCAAATGAGCGTCCAGGGAACGCCACTCGGCATGTCACCTTCTCCGTCGCCGAGAAGGGGAAGGTGTTGGACGTGGTGGAGGAGGATCAAGAGGACAAGTGGAAGGATTTgacggaagaggaggaggacgagctgGAGTCACTGTGGGAGCACCAGGATCTGATCGAGCAGCTGAAGCTGGAGCTGAAGAAGGTGCGGTCGATCGGGCTACCGACGATCTTGGAGGAGTCGGAGACGCCGAAGGCACCGATGGAGGATCTCAAGCCATGGAGGATCGACGCCAAGTTCCTTCGCGAGGACCCAATGGACGAGCTGAATAAGTTCTTCAAGAGTTATAGGGAGAGAATGAGGAAGTTTGACATATTGTGCTATCAGAAGATGTATGCAATAG ATTTTCTTCAGTTCAGAGGGCCTCAACAATCGGCAAATTCTCTAAAATCCTTATCACCAACGGTGACATCCATCCTGTCTCACAATTTCCGGTCGTCACGTCGAAAATCACCCGAGGACCCGTCAGAAAGGTTTCTCAAGGAGCTCCGGTATGACTTGGAGACAGTTTACGTCGGCCAAATGTGCCTATCATGGGAGTTCCTTCGGTGGCAGTATGAGCAGGCCCATGACCTGCCGGAATCCGATCCTTACCACAGCCATCAGTACAACCAGGTGGCAGGGGAATTCCAACAATTTCAGGTAGTTGTGCAGAGGTTTGTGGAGGATGAGTCCTTCAAGGGCCCTAGGTTGCCAAACTACATCAATAACCGATGTGTTCTTCGAAATCTCTTGCAAGTACCAGTAATAAAAG AGGACAGCTTGAAGGACAGGATGGAGGATCAGCGTAAGGGGAACTATGTCATAACGAGCGAGGAGCTGGAGGAGATCATGGAGGAATGCATGCGCGTCTTTTGGGAGTTCATCAGGTCCGACAGAGTCGAGACGACGTCGGTGCTCAAGGGCTTGTCGAGCACTCATGTTGAGCTCCAGGACCCTTTAGACCATGATCTTATGATGCACATCGACTCCACGTTACAGAAG AAAGAGAAGAGGCTGAAGGATCTCCTGAGGACCGGCAACTGCATAGTGAAGAAGTTCAAGAAGCCCAAGGAGGACACCTTGAACCAGAGCCTCTTCTTCTCGCAGGTCGACATGCGGCTCGTGGCACGGGTCCTGCGGATGCCGAGGATCACCAGCGAGCAGCTGCAGTGGTGCAAGGCGAAGCTGGACAAGATCGCACTTGTAGATAGGAGGATCCACAGGGAGGCTTCATTTTTGTTGTTCCCCTGTtga
- the LOC4347051 gene encoding uncharacterized protein codes for MRPTAAAATAAFASPVVAVPSRAAPLAARRRLRRARRFAVRSVASPPTVPKPAAPPSKTGKWQWTFEDKPINIYYEEHEHETAENVKNILMIPTISDVSTVEEWRVVAKDIVARKGELGYRATIVDWPGLGYSDRPSLNYNADVMENFLVQLINSPNSPVANTDGEVVVVGGGHAATIAVRAAGKGLIRPSGIAAVAPTWAGPLPIVFGRGSDMETRYGLLRGTLRAPAIGWMMYNVLVSNEKSIQSQYKSHVYANPENVTPNIVESRYELTKRKGARFVPAAFLTGLLDPVQTREEFLQLFAKLDGDAPVLVASTVNAPKRSKAEMEALRGAKGVTKFVEVPGALLPQEEFPSPVAEELYSFLKESFSSGR; via the exons ATGcgccccaccgccgcggccgccaccgccgccttcgcctcaCCGGTCGTCGCGGTTCCCAGTCGCGCGGCcccgctcgccgcccgccgccgcctccgccgcgcgagGCGCTTCGCTGTCCGCTCCGTCGCCTCCCCTCCAACGGTCCCCAAGCCCGCGGCTCCCCCCTCCAAG ACTGGGAAATGGCAGTGGACATTTGAGGATAAGCCAATAAACATTTACTATGAGGAACATGAGCATGAGACTGCTGAGAACGTGAAGAACATTCTTATGATTCCTACAATTTCTGATGTTAGCACAGTGGAGGAATGGAGGGTGGTAGCCAAAGATATTGTGGCACGAAAAGGAGAATTAGGTTACCGTGCTACAATTGTTGATTGGCCTGGTCTGGGTTATTCAGACAGGCCATCACTGAACTACAATGCTGATGTGATGGAGAATTTTCTGGTTCAGTTAATTAATTCACCAAATAGTCCTGTGGCAAATACAG ATGGTGAAGTGGTAGTAGTTGGAGGAGGTCATGCAGCAACAATTGCAGTCCGTGCGGCTGGGAAGGGCCTTATAAGGCCATCTGGCATTGCTGCAGTTGCACCTACTTGGGCTGGACCCCTTCCCATTGTATTTGGCCGAGGTTCTGATATGGAGACAAG GTATGGGCTTCTACGAGGGACCCTCAGGGCCCCGGCTATTGGCTGGATGATGTACAATGTTCTGGTGAGCAACGAGAAGTCCATCCAGTCCCAGTACAAGTCTCACGTTTATGCCAACCCTGAGAACGTGACTCCAAATATCGTGGAAAGTCGCTACGAGTTAACCAAAAGGAAAGGTGCACGGTTTGTCCCGGCTGCATTCTTGACAGGCCTTCTTGACCCTGTCCAAACAAGGGAAGAATTCCTTCAGCTGTTTGCCAAGTTGGACGGTGACGCTCCAGTTCTGGTTGCATCGACCGTGAATGCCCCGAAGAGGTCGAAGGCTGAGATGGAAGCTCTCAGAGGCGCCAAAGGCGTGACAAAATTCGTGGAGGTTCCAGGTGCCCTTCTGCCGCAGGAGGAATTCCCATCACCAGTCGCGGAGGAACTCTACAGCTTTCTGAAGGAATCATTCTCGTCAGGTAGATGA